The Acidobacteriota bacterium genome includes the window GTGGACGCGACCGCGGTGGAGCACCACGATCCGGTCGCACCCTCTCACCGTCGACAGCCGGTGCGCGATGATGAGGCACGTCCGGCTGCTGGTGAGCCTCTCGAAGGCCGCCTGGACGATCGCCTCGGTCTCAGAGTCCACCGAGGCGGTCGCCTCGTCGAGGAGGAGCACGGGGGGATCGAAGGCGAGGATGCGGGCGAAGCAGAGGAGCTGCTTCTGTCCCACGGAGAGGTTTGACCCCGCCTCGCGCACCTCGGCGTCGTAGCCGCCGGGGAGCGCCTCGATGAAGCGTGACGCCGAGACGGCCCGGGCCGCGGAGAGGACCCGCTCGCGCGTGACCGACGGATCGCCCAGCGAGATGTTCTCGGCGATCGTTCCCGCGAAGAGAAATGGTTCCTGAAGCACGACGCCGACGCGGCGACGAAGCTCCGCGAGCGGGATCTCGCGCGAGTCCACGCCGTCGAAGAGGATCGACCCGCTCCCGGGGGTGTACAGGCGAAGGAGCATCCGGGCGATCGTCGTCTTCCCAGCGCCCGTCGACCCCACGAGCGCCACGCGCTCCCCGGGGCGGACGTGGAAGGTCAGCCCCCGGAGCACCTCCGAGCCCGCCGCGTAGCCGAACCTCACGTCCCGGAACTCGATCTCCCCCCGCGCCGGCGCGGCGGCCGCATGGGTCCCGGCGTCCGTCTCGGGGGGCTCGTCGATCACCTGGAAGAGGCGCTCCGCGGAGGCCATCGCCGACTGCATCACCGAGTAGTACCCCCCCAGCTCGCGGATCGGGCCGAAGAACTTCTGCACGTACTCGATGAAGGCGACGAGCGTGCCGAACGTGATCGCCTTCGAGACGACCTGGACGCCGCCGTACCAGAGGATCGCGGCCACGGTCAGCGAGCCGAACAGCTCTATCAAGGAAGAAAAGATCGAGTCCCACACCACGGACGAGATGTCGGCGTCGCGGTGCGCGCGGTTGACGGCGTCGAACTCGGCGTCGTTGACCTTCTCGCGCTGGAAGAGGTGGACCACCACCATCCCGGTGATCTGCTCCTGGAGGAAGGCATTGAGGCGGGAGACGCGCGAGCGCACCAGGCGGAAGGCGTCCCGGATCTTCACGCGGAAGAAGAAGGCGAGGGCCGCGAGCACGGGGAGGCTCAGCAGCGTGAGGAGGGCGAGCTTCAGGTCCATGACGAGCAGGATCGCGACGATCCCGACGAGCTTCATCGAGTCGCCGAGGAGGGTGACGATCCCGGAGCTGAAGATCTCGGCGAGGTTCTCCACGTCGCTCGTCAGGCGGGTGACGAGACGCCCCACGGGGTTCCGGTCGAAGTAGGCCGCGGGGAGGCGCTGGAGGTGGCGGTAGACGTCGCTCCTCAGGTCTCGGATCACGCGCTGCCCTGTGATCTCCAGGCTGTACATCTGGGCGAACCGGAAGCCGAACTCGAAGGCGGCCGTGAGCGCGAAGAGGAGGGCGAGGGGGAGAAGTCCCGCGGGGTCGCCCGCCGCCAGCGGGCCGTCGATGACGAGCTTGATGATGTAGGGCTGCGCGAGCTGGGCCGCCGAGATGAGCAGCAGGAAGGCGATCGAGAACGACAGGAGGGCGCGGTGCGGCCGCACGTACGGAAGCAGGCGCCGCGCGAGACGCGCGTCGTACGCCTTCCCGAGGACGTCCTCCTCGTGGGCGTCGGCCGTCATAGCGTGAGGAGCGCCTGGAGGCTCTGGCGTCTGGCGACCGACGCGTACAGCCCTCCGAGCTTGAGAAGATCGGCGTGGCCGCCCCGCTCCACGATGCGCCCGGCGTCCATGACGACGATGTGGTCGGCCCACGAGAGGGCGGCGATCCGGTTCGAAATCAGGATCACCGTCCGCCCCCGGGCCGTCTCCTTGAGCCGCGCGAGCAGCTCCTCCTCGACCTCGGCGTCAACGCTCGAGAGGGGATCGTCGAGGACCAGGATCGACGGCCTCGTGAGGATCGCGCGAGCCAGCGTGACGCGCTGCCGCTGCCCTCCGGAGAGGGTGAAGCCGCGCTCGCCCACGACCGTGTCGAGGCCGCTCGGGAAGGCCGGGATGTCGCGCGCGAGGCGCGCCGCCTCCACCGCCTTCAGGATCTCCTCCTCGTCGAAGCCGCGGGGGGCGTACGCCACGTTCTCCCTCACGCTCCGGCTGAAGAGGAAGGGCTCCTGGGGGACGACCGCGATGTGACGCCTCAGGCGGTGGAGCGGGATGCGCGTCACGTCCTCGCCGTCGATGAAGATCGTCCCGGCGGGAGGCTTCAGGATCCCCGGCAGGAGGCCGACGAGGGTGGACTTGCCCGATCCGACGGTCCCGAGGATCCCGAGGACCTCCCCCGGCGCCACGGCGAGATCGAGCCCCTCGAGGTGCCGCGTCGAGGGGGCGGCCCCGGGGTGGGCGAACGTCAGCCCGCGGATCTCGATGCGCCCCTCGAAGGGGCCCGCGTCGCCGTCCGCGCCGTCCGCTGCCGCCGCCTCGCGCTGCTCGGCGGGGAGGTCGAGGATCTCGCCGATGCGCCGGAAGGCCGCGAGGCCGCGCTGGAAGGTGTTCAGGATCCAGCCGAAGGCGAAGGTGGGCCACATGAGAAAGGCCAGGTAGGCGTTGAAGGCGACGAAGTCGCCGAGGGTGATCTCCCCGCGCACGACGGCCGCCCCCCCGAGGACGATGACGACGAAGGTGCCGAACTCGGTCATCATCCCCATGAGCGGGATCATCACGCCGCGCGCCCGCGCCAGCTCGACGTTGCGGCGCATGTAGACCCCCGACAGATCGTCGAAGACGCGCCCCTCCGCCTCCTCGCGCACGTACGTCTTGATGAGGGAGATGCCGGTGATGTTCTCCTGCGCCTTGTTCGAGATCGCGGCGAGCCCCTCCTGGACCTCGAGGCTCCTCGCGTAGACCCGGCGGCTCATCAGGTTCACCGCGACGGCGAAGAGGGGGTAGGGGGCGATGGCGTAGAGCGTCAGGCGCGGCGACATCGATGCCATGAGGATCACCGATCCCGCGTAGACGAAGACCGTGTTGACCAGGTTCATGACGCCGGGGCCGTAGAAGCCTCGGATGAGCATGACGTCGTTGATCGCGCGCGAGACGATGTCCCCGGTGGCGCGGGATCGGAAAAACGACATCGGAAGTCGCTGCAGGTGCGAGAAGAGGCGGCGCCGCAGGGCGTAGACGACCCTCCGCGACGCCCCGAGGATGGCGAGGCGCGACCAGGTCCGGATGAGGCTCTGCGCGATCGCGACGAGGGCGATGGCCCCCGCGTACGTCGCGATCTCGCGCGCGTGGACGCCGTCGCGCATCGAGTCGACCGCCTGCTTGAGGAGCCGCGGGATGAAGAGGGCGAGGACGTTCGTCGCGGCGAGGAGGAGGACGCCGGCCGCGATCCGCAGGCGGACGAGCCACAGGTACTCGAGGACGAGCCTCCGCGACGAAGGGGTCACGCGCGGGCCGGGATATCCGGAGCGCCCAGATCGAGGAGCATCACCTCGAGGAGGAGCTGGCGGTTCACGTACGAGGCGACGTCGCCCCTCGCGGAGCCCACGCGGCGGATCGTCTCGGGAAGGCGGTCGCCCACGCGGTCCGCGAGGCGCGACAGCGCCTCCTCCGCGTCGCGGTTCACCAGGAGCTCACGCCCCGCCCCCGCGCGAAGGATCATCGCGTCGCGCAGGAGCGTCTCCATCGTCTCGAGGGACTCCCCGATGAAGGCGTCGTCCTCGCGCGACCCGAGGATCTCGGCGTCCTTGATGACGTGCGCGCGGGGGCGTCTCTCGGTCGCCCGATCGAGGACCTCGATCACCACGGCGCGGGCCGCGCGGTACTCGTCGAGATCGAAGGCGAGCGCGCGGCCGAGGCGCCCCGAGGTGAGGGTCGCGACGAGGGCGGCGTCGTCCTCGGACAGAGCCCGGGCCGAGCGGAGGTGCGCGGCGACGCGCGAGACGGGAAGGGGATGGAAGGGGACGAGCCGGCAGCGCGATCTCACCGTGGGGAGGAGGGCGGCGGGGTCGGACGCGATGAGAACGATGCAGGAGCCGGAGGGCGGCTCCTCGAGCGTCTTCAGGAGGGCGTTCGAGGCCTCCGCGGTCATCCTCTCCGCCGGATCGATGATGAAGACGCTCCGGCGCCCCTCGAACGGCCGGGCGCTCGCCTGATGCCTCAGCGATCGGATCTCGTCGATCCGGATCTCCTCCTTGCCGGGGACGACGATTCGGACGTCGGGGTGGCCGGTGGTCTCCCGCGCGTCCCCCTTGTGATCCCCCTCCTCGATCTTCCCCCGGGTGACGCGGGCGATGCGGGCGCAGACGGCGCATCGGCCGCATCCCTCGCCGGGGCTCTCGGGACAGTTCAGGGCCTGCGCGAGGGCGAGCGCGACGGCGCGGCGTCCGATCCCCGCCGGGCCGTGGAAGACGAGCGACGCCCCCTCGCGCCCGGAGGCCAGCCCCCTCCTCAGGATTTCGAGGGCCCGCTCGTGGCCGACGATCTCGTGGAAGGCCACGTCCCGGCCCCTACCCGAGGCTCAGGCGGCGCTTGACGTGCGTGAGGATCTGCTTCGCGACCTTCTCGGGCGAAGAATCGGCGGCGATGACCCTCACCCGGGTCGCCTCCTCGCGCGCGATCTCGAGGTACCCGTCGCGCACGCGCGTGTGGAAGGCGATCTCCTCGTCGTCGAACCGGGTCGTGGAGGTGGCCCCGGCGGAGGTGTTTCGGACGCGGGCGCGCGCAAGCCCGGCCGAGGGGTCCAGGTCGAGGAGGAGCGTGAGGTCGGGCTTGATGTCGGCGGAGGCGAGCGAGTTGAGGACGCGGATGACGTTCATCGGGAGCTGGCGCCCGGCCCCCTGGTACGCCGCGGTCGCGTCGGTGAAGCGATCGCACAGGACCACCTTCCCCTCGCCGAGGGCCGGCTGGATGACCTCCTCGATGTGCTGGGCGCGCGCGGCGCCATACAGGAGGAGCTCGGTGATGGGCACCATCCGGCTCCGGGGATCGAGGAGGAGCGCCCGGATCTTCTCGCCTACCACCGTGCCGCCGGGCTCCCGGGTGACGACGTGCTGCACCCCTTTCGACGTGAGGTACTCCGAGAGGAGACGGACCTGCGTGGTCTTCCCCGATCCCTCGATCCCTTCGAAGGTGATGAAGCCTGTGGCGGTCCTGTCCAAGCGGGGATGACCTCCGCGAAGATCGAGATCTCTTTCCGGTGGGGCGACGGGCGATGCTAACACAAGGGGCTCGGGGCGGGAGCCCGCGCCTATTCGTCGAGGAGGGTACGGATTCTCCCGGTGAGGAGCGAGAGGGAGAATGGCTTCTCGATGACGCCGGCGGCGGGCAGGGCCGGATCGGGCGCCAGGCGCTCGGGGGCATGGCCGGTCACGAAGAGGATCTTGAGAGCGGGTGAGAGGACGCGAAGCCGGTC containing:
- a CDS encoding dTMP kinase, with the protein product MDRTATGFITFEGIEGSGKTTQVRLLSEYLTSKGVQHVVTREPGGTVVGEKIRALLLDPRSRMVPITELLLYGAARAQHIEEVIQPALGEGKVVLCDRFTDATAAYQGAGRQLPMNVIRVLNSLASADIKPDLTLLLDLDPSAGLARARVRNTSAGATSTTRFDDEEIAFHTRVRDGYLEIAREEATRVRVIAADSSPEKVAKQILTHVKRRLSLG
- a CDS encoding ABC transporter ATP-binding protein is translated as MTPSSRRLVLEYLWLVRLRIAAGVLLLAATNVLALFIPRLLKQAVDSMRDGVHAREIATYAGAIALVAIAQSLIRTWSRLAILGASRRVVYALRRRLFSHLQRLPMSFFRSRATGDIVSRAINDVMLIRGFYGPGVMNLVNTVFVYAGSVILMASMSPRLTLYAIAPYPLFAVAVNLMSRRVYARSLEVQEGLAAISNKAQENITGISLIKTYVREEAEGRVFDDLSGVYMRRNVELARARGVMIPLMGMMTEFGTFVVIVLGGAAVVRGEITLGDFVAFNAYLAFLMWPTFAFGWILNTFQRGLAAFRRIGEILDLPAEQREAAAADGADGDAGPFEGRIEIRGLTFAHPGAAPSTRHLEGLDLAVAPGEVLGILGTVGSGKSTLVGLLPGILKPPAGTIFIDGEDVTRIPLHRLRRHIAVVPQEPFLFSRSVRENVAYAPRGFDEEEILKAVEAARLARDIPAFPSGLDTVVGERGFTLSGGQRQRVTLARAILTRPSILVLDDPLSSVDAEVEEELLARLKETARGRTVILISNRIAALSWADHIVVMDAGRIVERGGHADLLKLGGLYASVARRQSLQALLTL
- a CDS encoding ABC transporter ATP-binding protein gives rise to the protein MTADAHEEDVLGKAYDARLARRLLPYVRPHRALLSFSIAFLLLISAAQLAQPYIIKLVIDGPLAAGDPAGLLPLALLFALTAAFEFGFRFAQMYSLEITGQRVIRDLRSDVYRHLQRLPAAYFDRNPVGRLVTRLTSDVENLAEIFSSGIVTLLGDSMKLVGIVAILLVMDLKLALLTLLSLPVLAALAFFFRVKIRDAFRLVRSRVSRLNAFLQEQITGMVVVHLFQREKVNDAEFDAVNRAHRDADISSVVWDSIFSSLIELFGSLTVAAILWYGGVQVVSKAITFGTLVAFIEYVQKFFGPIRELGGYYSVMQSAMASAERLFQVIDEPPETDAGTHAAAAPARGEIEFRDVRFGYAAGSEVLRGLTFHVRPGERVALVGSTGAGKTTIARMLLRLYTPGSGSILFDGVDSREIPLAELRRRVGVVLQEPFLFAGTIAENISLGDPSVTRERVLSAARAVSASRFIEALPGGYDAEVREAGSNLSVGQKQLLCFARILAFDPPVLLLDEATASVDSETEAIVQAAFERLTSSRTCLIIAHRLSTVRGCDRIVVLHRGRVHEEGSHEELLKLSGIYADFHRLQTGGAAL